The DNA segment TCCATGGCCTTCCCGTATGAGTAAAAAGTTACGTTTCATTACCGCAAAAAACTGGTTGAGAACAACCGGCAGGCTTTCAAAAAGCTTTACGACCGTCCCCTCGCCCTTCAAAAATTTGGTTTTCTTTTAGATTCTTTAAAAGAATGGCTTTTTCTCCAATTCTGGTAACCGGTTTTAATTAAGAAGATTTACCCTTTACTTTTTAAGATAGTTGATGCAGTTGCAAATACAGCCCAAGAACAGAGTTAGAAAGCTGTCATTGCGAACAAAGTGAAGCAATCTCAAGACTTTACGATAAGATTGCCACGCACCCTTCGGTGCTCGCAATGACATGATTAATAAGTGGGTGCGAAGTCTATCGCTGGTCTTGGTAAAGTTAAGAGATGAAGTGTTTAGTGAAACCGAGGAGATTCTTCGGAAGCGTAAGCACCCCAGGAATGCTTATATTAACGAAGCGGTGAATTTGTATAATAAACTCTGGAAACGCAATTTACTCAAAAAGACCCTTGCCGAAGAATCTGCTCTGGTGGCTGGTGATTCCATGGAAGTTCTGAATGCCTTTGAGAAATTTGAAGAAAGTCTGATTGAACAGGCATGAAAATTAAAAAGGGATATGTATGTATTGCCGATTTGAATCCACGAATCGGGACGGAGCCGGGAAAGGTGCGGCCAGTTGTGGTGGTTCAAACAGATCTGCTTAATGGAATTCACCCTTCGACAATTATTTGTCCTATTACCACTCAGGTACAGCCTAAAGCACGGTTTTTACGTGTTCATCTAAAAGCAGGAGAAGGAGGTCTTCAAAAACTTTCAGACATTCTCGTGGATCAGATTCGCGCGGTTGATAACCAGAGGTTACTCAGCATTATGGGTAAAATTTCTTCAAAGAGTCTGAAACATTTAATGGATAATATTCATACCGTTCTGGCTTAACAATTTCAGCGGCTAAATAGTTGTCCTGGAACCCCCGGTTTCTTTTTTTATTTATTGGCGACGGCGCCAGGAGAAAAGAGATTGAAGCTTTAAGATTTTCATTGAACGCGGGGGATGTTCATATTGTTTCTCTTTCCGAAGGGATGGAAGGGTTGTTGTGAAATCGGAGAGATCATTCAGAACGCCAGGGGAGGATATGTGGTTTCAGAAAACGATTCCCCGCTCCAGGCTATTGAAAGGCAGGCGAGGCGTAAATTGCTTTATCTCCATCGTGCCAGGAATCTTAAGGATTTAATTCAACCTCCTGGCAATATGCTTGAATCCCTTAAAGGTGACAGAAAAGGGCAACATAGTATTCGCATAAATGATCAATGGCGAATTTGTTTTCTTTGGAAAGATAACGATGCCCATCATGTGGAAATCGTGGATTATCATTAAATTGGAGAAAAATTAATTATGAAGAAGAAAACAAAACGATTGGGACCGATTCCGCCAGGAGAAATTTTATTTGAGGATTTTATGAAACCTCTTGGTATTAGTATGAACCAGCTTGCCAGAGACATTGATGTGCCTCCAGGCCGAATTAGTGAAATTATCCATGCCAAACGAGCCATTACCGCAGACACCGCCTTGCGTCTTGGTAAATACTTTGGAATCTCGCCAGAAATCTGGCTTAACCTTCAGGCAGATTACGACATGCGAATGGCTCAAAGAACCATCTGGCCCAAAATTGAGGCCCGTGTGAGAGTCAGGGCGGCGTGAGTTTATGAAACAGATTTTGCAAAATCTGACATCTCCCGTTCTTGCGAACCCAAGAACAGCGATAGGATTTGTAACTCCTTGTTTTGCCTGTCATCGCGAGCGCCCGTAGGGTGCGTGGCGATCTCGGTTCACGATGGCGAGATTGCTTCGCTTCGCTCGCAATGACAACTTTCTATCGCTGTTCTTGGGTGCGAACGGAACAGGGGACCGGAAATAATTCGTGAGGTATAATAAAAGGTTTTCGGAGAGATTATTCAAAACGCCAGGGGAGGGTGTGTGGTCAAATATCTTGCCTTAATGGAACACCTGCCCGAAATGGGTAAAAAACTGGGCGAAAATAACCGGCAGGCATTTGAGAAGCTCTACGACCGTCCCTTTTCCCTCCAAAAATTTGAATCTCTTTTAAAATCTTTAGACTCTCGGGATGGTTGAGACGTTTTTCTTTTGTATTTTAAGACTCTGGCCCAAGAACAGAGTTAGAAAGCTGTCATTGCGAACAAAGTGAAGCAATCTCAAGACTTTACGATAAGATTGCCACGCACCCTTCGGTGCTCGCAATGACATGATTAATAAGTGGGTGCGAAGTCTATCGCTGGTCTTGGTGCGAAGTCTATCGCTGGTCTTGGGTCTGGCAAGGGGATGACATTTCTGATATAGTCTCGAATATGAAAGAAACGCTTGTTATTTTTCCATACTATACAGGGAAAGAAACGCTTGAAGAGGTGTTTCTTGATCATAAAAATTACCGGGTCCTCTGGTTGGAAATTTTATTCAATGACAGGGTCTCATGGGAGACTTATTTAGATCGGCCTGAAGTCAGGGAGGCCTATCAAAAGGCCTGTATCTGGTTTTCCCAATTTAAAACCATGATTCAGGCTCACACCGGGCGAAAACCTCTGGAATCACGTTCGGGCAAAATTGATCCGAAGGATTATCGCCAATTTCTGGAGGCCCTGAATTTTGTCTCCGCTCTCTCCTGATAAAATTCTTTCTCTTTTTGAAGAGTTCGCCCGAATCCATCAAAGACCGTTGCAGATCCTTCTGGTTGGGGGCCTGTCCCTTTATTTTTATGGAATGCCCGACAGGGCGACAATGGATGTGGATGCCGAAGTCAAAACAGGCCTTGAAGATTTATTCCACTTTTTAAAGGAACATCATGTGCCGGCGGATTTGAGCGAGAATTTTTCGGGATGGTCTGTTATTGCCATGCCCCCCGGTTATCCCGAGCGGTCAAGCATTGCCGTTCAGACCGGTTTGCTGGAGATAAGAATCCTCGCGCCGGTTGATTTTATAATAGCCAAACTGAGGCGATTCACAGAGATTGACATTCAGGATGCGCTGTTTGTGGCAAGAAAATATCAAATTTCCCCCGAAGCGGTCAAACAGACGGCGGAGTCCGCCATTTCACATTCCCCAAAAGATACCGCGCTTTTTCTTTTTCGCAAAAACGTAGAAGAATTCTTCCGGCTCATGAAAAATGTCTAAAGAAGACTGTGAAAAGAATAGAGTCAAATCTTTTATTGAAGGTTTTCCTTTTTTTCTCATTTTTAGGTTACTATAACAGGTATCCTAAATCTGGAAGAATGGTGCCAGAATATGGAAATGAAACTATTCGAGAAAAAATTTATAATAATTACAGAATTGTTTACAGAATCAAGGGGCAAATCATTAGTGAATATTCGCAATCCCTTTCAATACAAATAAAGGCCATTGAATCCTGCCCGGCCTATCGCCACCTTTTTTAAAGTGATATCGTCACACGCAAAAAGGTTGCTGGAATTCTAGTGGCAGCCTTGTTTTGGCTCTGGTTTTGAGAGTTAAAAAGATTTTCCAGCTCTCTTGCCAGATCGTTGGCCTTGCCATTTTTTTCGGCAGCCTCAAAGGCGTTCATGGTAGGGCCATAGTACTTTCTAAATGCCGCAACGAAATCCGAAGCCACGCCCTGAAATCTGAATGTATAAGTGTCTCTAACGAAATTAATGTTCTCTTTTTGAACCCCTGCTTTGGTAAAGCGTTCAATAACGTTGTTCTCAATTCCCCACGTCATTGGACTGATAAAGCCTTCAGGTGGAGGAGGAGAATAAGCGGAGCTGATTTTCAAGATTTGCGCTACAAGTGTTGGATCATTGGGTATCCAATTCCCCATCACGATACGACCCCCGGGCCGAGTTACTCTTACCATCTCTTTAGCCACATCAAAGGGCTTTGGAGCAAACATGGCGCCAAAAATGCTCACCACAAAATCAAAGGAGTGGTCTTTCAGCTCATTCAAATTGCTAGCATCGCCTTCCATGAATCTGCAGTTCGTGAGACCCTCGGCCTTCGCTCTCCGGTTACCGGCCTCAACCAGGTTATTGGCAATGTCGACCCCCAATACTTCCGCACCCAATCTTGCCGCTGGTATTGCGGTTGTTCCATCGCCACATCCCAGATCCAAAACTTTTTGCCCCTTCGTGATTTCAAATGTCTTAACGAGTGCTTCTCCGCTTTCTCTCATACTCTCTGCAATTCGAGTGAAATCGCCTTTTTCCCAAAGTGTTTTGTTTGGATTCATTTGAATATCTCCCTTCACTTTAGCTAAAGTTTCCATGGACGGACCCAGCCATTCTTTGAACTCCTGGAGTGCGCAGAAGGGCGCGTTAAATTGGCGTTCCCTATTGCCGTGCCTTAAAACCAAAATACTAAAAGACGCCGGTTGATTTGTCCAGTTGTTTTTTAATGACCTTGGAAAATGTGCTTAATTGTTATGGCAGAGAAAAAGATATAATCAAATACAGAAATGAAATTCTAAATGCCATTTTGCCGGTGCAGAGGAACAATGTTTTCCACGTCTTTCCTTAGCCGTTGTTCCGCTTCCCACAAATCATGACGCGCGCCCGTTAACAGGTTAACAGAATGTCCCTTGCTTTTTAGGTTAAAGGGTTGTAAGGATAATCTTGTTATAAATAAATATATTAAGGATTTGGCATGCGGTTTTATCATTATGAATTAGTGAAACGGGGTTTTGACAAATTGTTTGCCGGTTTTTGCCTCTTTTGTTCCATCCCTCTTTGGGTTGTAATCCCTTTTTCAATCTGGCTGGAAGACCGTGGCCCGGTTTTTTTTGAACAGAAACGGGTAGGGAGGGATCAAAAAAAATTTATTTTATTTAAATTCCGTTCAATGATTAAAAATGCCGAGATCGCCGGAGAGCCGGTGATGGCAGTCTCCCGCGACCCCCGAATTACCCGTGTCGGCTACTGGTTGAGGAAAACCGCGCTCGATGAGCTTCCGCAGTTGATTAATATCTGGAAGGGGGATATGAGCTTTGTCGGCCCCAGGGCCTTAAGGGAATCCGAGAAAATCATGGGAGAGCATGGAGAGGTTTTGATCCATATGTATCAAATCGAAGGGTTTTCTCTCCGTCAATCCGTTCGGCCAGGGTTGACCGGAATGGCGCAGGTTTACGCGGCCAGGGATATCAACCACCGGTACAAATTTAAATATGATCTGCTGTATGTCAAGAGAATGAGTTTGGGAGTCGATTTAAAACTCATATTGACATCTTTCTGGTTTACGTTTACCGCCAAATGGAATGTTTAGTTTGGCTCGAAGCTCATGGCTCGCGGGTCGAAGGAAAAGACGTTTAGAGGGTTTTGGTCCGTTGCCGGGGGAGGATAACCTCTGTTTTCATTCCCAGGATATGCCTGGATAAATGAAGCCAAAAGAACGGTTCTCTTGAAAGAGCGAGAATAATGTTGTGATGCCAGTCAAAGTCGGCATACTTCTGAATAATGGCAAGAGACTCTTCCTGTTGAAGAAACCGGATGAGGGAATCAATCTGGTGGTCAGTAATATATCGTAACAGCTTCCGGGTAATTAATCCGATCCTCAACTCTTTTCCGATCTCTTTCTTCCATTCCTTCTGGTACGAAGAAAAGTGACTTTCTTCGAAACAATCTTTCTGAAATGCCTCGATAATATTTTGTGAGGCGAGGTATGCCGAGAGGAGGCCGTAATAAATTCCCCCTCCGGTGGTCGGTTTTACCTGACCGGCCGCGTCTCCGATAATCAGAAAACGATGGCCATGTGTGCTTTTAATAGGGCTTATCGGAATGACCTTTCTCTTGATTTCTAAAATTTGCTCCGGAATGCGCTCTTTGAAATAGTCTGATTCGAGAAACCGGGTGAGGTGATAATGGGCATTTTTGTACGTACTGATCCCTATTCGCGCCCGGCCCGGAGAGAGAGGGCTGGCCCACGCAAACGAACCAGGCGCGATCTCGGCCCCAAAATAAACTTCTACTTCCCTAATATCATTTGCCTCAACCTCTACCTGAGCGGTATCTAAAAATTGATTGGGCCGTACCCGTCCGACTTTGGGGTGGAGGCCATAATAGGTTCCGGTCGAGAGAATGGCCATCCGGGCATTTACTTTTCTTTCTAATCCGTTTTCTCCCTGAATCGTCAGAAAGATCCGGTCCGGCTGGCTTTCAAAGTGAATGCACCGGTTTGAATAGTAAAATTCCGCCCCTGCAGACATGGCGTTTTGAGCCAGTTCCTGGTCAAATTTTGCCCGGTTGACGATAAAAGCCTGGGGTTCACTTTTTGAAACTCTAAGGTGATTTCCAAAGGGAGAATAAAAAACGGCCGAGGAATAGGTATTTTGAATCGGGGCTGTCGGGAGGTCAAACCGGTCGAAAGCCTCTTTGCCGATGATGCCTGTGCAGAAGCGGGGTTCCCCCGCGAAAGGGTGCTCTTCAATCACTACTACTTTTAATCCGGCTTTGGCAAGGTGGAAGGCCGCAAAACATCCCGAGAGACCACCACCCACAATAGCGATATCATACGTCATAGTGAACTGAATTTTAAAATAATTTAAATTTAAGGGATGTTTAATAAACAATTAAAAATCTGTTGAGATTATAGGCAGACTGAACAAAATAGTCAAAATAAAAATACCGATGAATTAAGTTGAGTTTCGGCGCCGCGTCTTTTCGGTCTCGTTCGTTCCAAAAAATGGAGGAAATCATCAGGGGAGAGGAAATTTTGGGGCGCTTTTTATTTCTCTTTCCGGAACGATGATTCATAATTGACATTCTTTTTTGGATATGGCTATATGGCAAGGTCTTGGTGTTTTATGTAAACCAGTCAACGCGAAATAGTGAAGGAAAATGGCAGTTAACGCTAAAGAAGAAGACAAAATTACGGCGGCTTACCCTGATGATGAAATCAATATCCTGGATTACTGGCATGTGATATGGAAGAGGAAGCTTCTGATACTCATTCTGATGTTGGCCGCTGTTTTTACGACTGCCGTAGTCTCTATGCGGATGACGAACATCTATCAATCCGCGGCGGTGATTTCACCGGTAAGCGGTAAAGAAGGGAGCGGCGGCCTTTCCGCAATAGCGCAGCAATTCGGAGGTCTCCCGGGACTGTCCCTCCCCGGCTCCGCATCTTCATCCTCTGAAATTGTCAATCTTATTAAATCCAATGTCTTGAGAGAAAAGGTGATTGAGAAGTATAATCTCCTTCCTCTCCTTTTTCATGAGAAGTGGGATTATGAAAAAAAGGATTGGAAAAAAGAGAAAGAGAAAAAAATAACCATCCCGGGCTTTAAAGCGGAGGATGATACCATCCCCCCGACAATATGGGACGGTTTAAGGGCCATAAATGGTATCGTTAAAGTCAATAATAATATAAAAGATAATACGATAACGATTTCCGCGGAATTCTACGACCCTGTAATTGCGGCAAAAATACCCGAATATTTTTTGACGGCGCTGAACGAGCATCTGGTAAACGAAGCCAGAAGGGTGGCCGAGACCAATAAGAAGTATCTCGAAGAACAACTGGTTAAAACAGCAGATCCTTTAATCAGGCAGAAAATATATAATCTGGTCGCCCAGCAGATAGAATCTTCCATGATGGCAGAGGTTAAGGAAAACTTTGCATTTAAAGTCATAGACCGGGCCAGAGTGCCTGACCGAAAAATAAAACCCAAAAGGGTTCAGATGATTATGGTGAGTTTTGTGACATCATTATTCGCGGGAATTTTTCTCGCATTTTTGATGGAGTCTATCCAAAAAACAAAAAAGGGGAGCGTTGGCGCTTCTCATCAGATAAAGCAAAGGGGGCCGGGTGATTAAAAGAAGCGCAGGATTTATTCTGTTATTATGGATCGCCACATTCAATCATGAGGCGCATGCCCAGGATATTTTGGAACGATGCCAGGCGGCAGGCTTCTCTCCCGAACAGTGCCAAAAGGCCGAAAATTTGACTCCGGCACAGAAAGAAGCGATTGCCGCGGAGATGGCAAAATCGGGAGGAAAACTTACGCCGGAGGGAGTCGAATCCTTGAAAAAGAATCCTGAATTAAAAGAGATCAAACCCGAAAATACACCAGAGGAAAAGAGAGAAATTGGAAAGGAACCGGCGCCGATTGACGTTCAGCCGGAAGTTCAGAAAGCGGAAGAAGAGCAAAAAAAAGAGACTATTCAACCCTTAAAGAGGTTTGGCTTGAGTTTTTTTGAGCCTGCGCGGGCACGACTGCTTTCGATAGAAAAAGGTTTAAGGGAAGGACGGCTGCTGCCAAAGGGAACGGAGAAAAACGCGGTTTCAGGGTTTGTCGGCCCGCTTGATATGGTTTCTTCGTACGTCAATACCACAATCCCTCCTAACTACCTGCTCAATCCCGGAGACAAGGTAATCGTCTATTATTGGGGGGACAACATCGAACTGACAACCCTGAATCTGCTTCTCGACGAGAAAGGGGAAGCTGGAATCCCAAAAGCCGGCAGGATTGTCGCCAGAGGGATGACCCTTGCCCAGTTTCAGGACGCCGTTAAGAGCCAGCTTGAGCGCGCCCTTCACATGAAAATTATTCTCATTGCCACCCTTGACAACCTCAAGAGCATCCAGATTTATATTACAGGCGAAGTGTTCCGTCCCGGCAGTTATGCGGTAAGTTCCGTGACCTCCTTATTTAACGCCCTTTATGCCTCCGGGGGCCCCGGTGACCTCGGTTCGTTGAGAGAGATTAAGTTATTACGGAAAGGGAGCACGGCCACCGTCGATTTTTATGATTATTTACTGAACGGCAACAGCAAATATGACCAGCCGCTTCAGGCCGGGGATGTGATCTTTATCTCAAAGGCGGAGAAGGTCGTCGCGATAGAAGGCGAGGTTCAACGTCCTGGAATTTATGAATTAAAGAAAGAGGAGGGACTAAAAGATCTTTTTACTCTCGCAGGCGGAATCAAGCCGAGCGGAGTGTTGCAGAGGATACACATTAAATCCGTTGTGCCAAATAAGCAGAGAGTCCTTGTGGATGTGGACATCAGCAAGAACACCCCCGGCTCAAACCCCGAACTTTATGACGGCGATGCCGTGTCGGTCCTGTCGATTCTGCCCGGGATTGAAAACAAAGTCACCGTCGAGGGGAAGGTTGAGAGGCCCGGAGAGTACGAACTGAAAAAGAATATGAAGATTTCAGATCTTTTTTCAGAGATTAACCGGCCGCTGGGCGAGGCCTACATGGACAGAGCGGATATCCTGAGGGTAAACGATGATAAAAGAACCACCACGCTGATTTCTGTCAATCTCGGCAAAGCTTTGTCAAAGGACCCGGAAGATGACCTTCCCCTTCGCCCGCTGGACAGGGTGATGATCTACTCAAAATGGGATGTGAGATTTCTTCCGCCAAGAACGGTCGCGGTTTCCGGAGCAGTCCAGAGGCCGGACAATTATGAAAGGTCTGACGGGATGAGAATTAAAGACCTTCTCTTTAAAGCGGGAAATGTCATGCCTGATGCTTATCTCGAAAGGGCTGATCTTTTGAGGTTTGATTTTGATACGGAGAGGTATACCCATATCCCTTTAAATATTGAAAAGGTCTTGCAGGAAGGGAGTCCGGAAAACATCCTGCTTCAGGACAGGGATTCATTGAGGGTCTATACGCTGAAAGAAAAAACTTTTACGCTGGAACACAAAATAACGGTCCTCGGTTCTGTTCAGAGACCGGGTGTTTATACACGTTTTGAAGGGATGAGGCTTAATAATTTATTGATGATGGCGGGAGGTCCTCTGCCTGGAGTAGACGATAAGATAGAGGTTGCAAAGGCCATGAGCGAAGGACACACCAGGATCCTGCCGGTCCATCTTTCATTCTTATTGAAAGGGGACGAAACTCAAAACATTTTACTTGATGATGAAGATGTCGTTACGGTCAACAGGAACTCTGATTTTTATGAAAGACCCCGCTGGATTAAAATAACGGGAGAGGTAAAAAATCCAGGGATTTACGCCTTATATGGGAAAAACGACAGGCTCAGCGATCTCATCGGGAGGGCAGGCGGAACGACAGAATTTGCCTATCGGAAAGGAACCATCTTTATGCGGAAGAAAGAAAATATTCCTTCCGATATTCAGAAAAATGATACGCTTCAGGTGAACAGGATATTAGACGCGTTAAACGCCCTGGAATATGACCGTCAGGTGGTCAGAAACAGACTCCTTCTGGAAAAAGAATTCGGACACAAAGAGGCGTTGCCTCAGCCTTTCAGCGCTAACGCGCCGATCGTAACGAGCGGCGCCTCTGTGGCTCAGGCGGCGGCTGTGGGCATGGCGCCCGGTGTGGCGCATGCGGCCGGTCAAACGGTTGCGGAGACGGCGGACCTTTTTGGCCCTTTGCCCGGCGTCGCCGGCAAGGCAAGAAAACTGGGAGATGTCGAACTGAAGCAGTCCGAGAGGATTATTATTAACCTTGAAGATGCCTTACACAAAAAGGGAGGCGAAGATGACCCGGTTGTTATGGAGGGCGATACCCTATGGATACCTCAAAAGGAGGAAACGGTCAGTGTTATCGGTGCGGTCATGAGGCCTACCACTGTGCATTTTAGCAGTCTTAAGGTCAAAGACTATATCAAATGGGCAGGAGATTATGCGTTTGACGCGAATACCGGCAAGGTACTGGTCATGAGGGTTGACGGAAAAATACTTCCTGCGGATGAGGTTAAGGCTGTAGAAGCGGGCGATATCATCTATGTCCCGACCAAGGTCATGAGCGTTGAAATCATTGAAACGGCGGATAAGGTGATAGGCGTTATCAAATATGCTGTAACCACTGTCGCAAGTGTGGTCGTATTTATCGCATTGCTTCATCTGTTCTAGGTCCGCTGAGTCATCAGCCTGTTCGGGGTCGGTTCTTGAGCGCGTCTCCTTCTTGTCCTTCTGCGGCGCACTCAAAAACTGATCCTTTTTATTTATGGTTGGGGGATGAGGGATGACGAAAAGGTTTTTTGATTTGGTGGTCATAGGGGCCGGGAGCGGCGGATTCGCGGCTGCGCGTGCCGCCGCGGCTATTGGGAAAACCGTGGCCTTGATAGACCAGGGTCCGTTTGGAGGGCTCTGTATTTTAAAGGGGTGCATGCCTTCCAAGACCTTGATTCGCTCTTCGGAACTGGCCTTTCTTGCCCGGAATTCGACCGAGCTTGGGATTCAGGTAAAAGGGTTGGCCGTCGACCCCAAACAAATTGTTTCCCGGAAAAACAAGATTATCGCGGGTTTTGCCGACTACCGGTTTCAAGAGATGAGATCAAATCCCCGCATTACTTTTATAGACGGCTTTGCCAGATTTCAAACGCCGGATGAGGTTCAGATCGGAAGGGAGCTGGTTCGGGGCGGGAAAATTGTGATTGCCACCGGTTCAAAAATCCGGGTGCCTTCTCTGGAGGGTCTTAACGAGACAGGTTTCATTACCAGCGATGAAGCCCTGGAGCTGACCGATCTGCCAAAATCGCTTGCGATCATCGGCGCAGGCACGATCGCCATGGAATTAGGCCAGTATTTCGCCAGAATGGGCGCTGAGGTCTCGATTTTGGCAAGGGGAGATTCCCCCTTAAGCTGGGAGGATGACGAGGTTGGACGGACTTTAGAACGATATTTTCAGGAAGAGGGGATCCATGTCTATCCTCGGGTGAAATTTGAAAGGGTTGCCAGAGCAGGAGATTTGAAACAGGTCGAAATCACGGTCAATGAAAAGCCGGTCCGGATTGAAGTTGAGGAAATTCTGGTGGCAACAGGCCGGTATACCAATTTTGAAGGTTTAAATTTAGACGTTACCGATGTGGCCTGTAACGCTCAGGGGATCGTGGTAAACGACGAGATGGAAACCAATGTCCCCTCTATTTTCGCCGTCGGAGACGCAACGGGAATTTTTCAGCTTGCTCATATTGCGGTTTATCAGGGAGAGATTGCGGGACACAACGCTTTTTCCAACCAAAAAATCAAGACGGATTACCGGATTGTTCCGGAGGTGATCTTTACAGACCCGATTTTTGCCCGTGTGGGGTTGACTGAAAAGGAGGCGCAGAAGGAGGGGAGGCCTGTTTTGACGGCTTCATATCCGTTTGACGATCTGGGTAAAGCGATTTGCACCGGACAAACGAAAGGTTTTGTGAAGATGATTGCCGACAGGTCGACCGGAGAAATTCTGGGGGTGGAAGTGCTGGGCGCCGAGGCCGATTTGCTGATTCATGAAATGGTCGTGGCCATGCATTTTCGGGCGACCGCTCAACAACTCGCGAGGATTCCGCATTTTCATCCGACCTTGTCTGAAATTTTCACCTACCCCGCCGAGAAGATTGCCGTCAAGTTCCCCGTTATCTAAACCGCTATTGAACCGGGCCTTATTCTCAGGCATAATAAGTAATGCAATTTAAGTATGTTTAGGCGTTTTAGAAAGGTAGACTTTTCTGATGGTTGAAGGAGATTAAGACATGATTACTGTTACCCCGTTAGCGGAAGAAAATGTGATATCGGCCATGGAAGCAGAGAAACGGCCGGGGGACGCTCTGAGAATAACGGTTCAACGGGGCGGCACGCCGCAGGTTCAGTACGACCTTTCGTTTGCGCCCATTTCGTCCAAAGCGCCCAGTGACCTTTTGTTGGATATCGGACAGATTAAGGTTTTAATCGATAATCAGAGCGCTCTTTATTTAAAGGGAGCGATCATCGATTATATTCATGACCTGCATGGCGGCGGGTTTAAGATTTCGAACCCCAATGCTCCGGCGGCTCCTG comes from the Nitrospirota bacterium genome and includes:
- a CDS encoding iron-sulfur cluster assembly accessory protein: MITVTPLAEENVISAMEAEKRPGDALRITVQRGGTPQVQYDLSFAPISSKAPSDLLLDIGQIKVLIDNQSALYLKGAIIDYIHDLHGGGFKISNPNAPAAPVPDLTSQAAKTIQKLLEEKINPGVAGHGGHVTLVDVKETAVYLRLGGGCQGCGMADVTLKQGIEVMIKEAVPTITSVLDVTDHAGGNNPYYQPSK